The Cohnella abietis genome has a segment encoding these proteins:
- a CDS encoding alpha/beta hydrolase has translation MITLDFDSVKTQPQTSGTILWLCGWSMPDTIFDRTRELLPDFHHISVDYSDADSPEEMLLLTERAVKKLLYLDGEACRTKAFHGPLLIGGWSLGGLLALRLAIQGFADGLVLFGATAQFTRSKEESDLGWADIYVRKMITGLVKDRQGVESKFRQLMFTESEWKTHLGECLPSIGSWTNPALIAGLQVLRSEECLSQLKSITCPVFLVHGTEDSICPYGAALELIAQLPKAKLLTIPACGHAPFLGREDQIANELRRWWHEQQDK, from the coding sequence ATGATTACATTGGATTTTGATTCAGTGAAAACTCAGCCACAGACAAGCGGCACCATTTTATGGCTGTGCGGATGGAGTATGCCGGATACGATATTCGATCGGACTCGTGAGTTACTTCCGGATTTCCATCATATTTCTGTAGATTACAGTGATGCTGATTCTCCAGAGGAAATGCTGCTCTTGACTGAAAGAGCAGTAAAAAAACTTCTGTATTTGGATGGAGAGGCTTGTAGGACAAAGGCTTTCCACGGTCCACTGTTGATCGGAGGATGGTCTCTCGGAGGTTTACTGGCACTGAGACTAGCGATCCAAGGGTTCGCTGATGGCCTTGTGTTGTTCGGGGCAACTGCTCAATTTACGAGGTCCAAAGAGGAGTCTGACCTCGGTTGGGCAGATATATACGTTAGGAAAATGATTACAGGGCTCGTTAAGGATCGGCAAGGCGTTGAATCAAAGTTCCGACAGCTGATGTTCACTGAGTCAGAATGGAAGACTCATCTAGGCGAATGTCTTCCCTCAATCGGTAGCTGGACAAACCCAGCGCTAATCGCAGGTCTTCAAGTCTTGCGAAGCGAGGAATGCTTGTCTCAGCTGAAGAGCATCACTTGTCCAGTATTTCTTGTGCACGGGACTGAGGATAGTATTTGTCCTTATGGCGCTGCATTGGAGCTTATCGCCCAGTTACCAAAAGCAAAGCTATTGACGATACCTGCCTGCGGGCATGCCCCGTTCTTAGGAAGGGAAGACCAAATAGCTAATGAACTTAGGAGATGGTGGCATGAGCAGCAGGATAAGTGA
- the bioF gene encoding 8-amino-7-oxononanoate synthase, with protein MYWMEKELELMADASLERSLRTSNSVSGSPGYTLRGEQVLLNMSSNDYLGLSQHPAILEVMREALLTEGAGSGASRHVTGNHMSYRRLEEALTDWQNCEAALVFANGYMANSGVISALVDRGDVVFSDKLNHASMVDGIVLSRAEHARYRHNDMEHLRTLLNKYRDKRRKLIVTDSVFSMDGDQAPLRVLAELKREYGAMLMVDEAHSGGIYGGRGEGLCHELGLQNDVDIHMGTFSKSFGVYGAYICGSRTLIRWLVNKARPLIYSTALPPSIVAGISKSLDLVQKEHWRRERLYAAAGLFRSSLCDAGFNIGAGNSPIVPLIVGDNDTALRFSRALEEEGIIAVAIRPPTVPDGTARIRFSLSAVHTDKELINAAERIHSIGLRLRVLSP; from the coding sequence ATGTACTGGATGGAAAAAGAGCTTGAATTAATGGCTGATGCTTCGTTGGAGCGTTCCTTGCGTACAAGTAACTCAGTGTCGGGATCTCCTGGCTATACGTTGCGCGGAGAACAAGTGTTACTCAACATGTCGTCCAATGACTATCTTGGACTCTCCCAGCATCCTGCGATACTTGAAGTGATGCGTGAGGCTCTGCTTACGGAAGGAGCTGGCTCAGGAGCTTCACGCCATGTAACAGGTAACCACATGTCTTATCGTCGACTAGAAGAAGCACTGACCGATTGGCAAAACTGCGAAGCTGCGCTAGTTTTTGCTAATGGATATATGGCTAATTCAGGTGTTATTAGTGCACTAGTAGACCGAGGAGATGTTGTTTTCAGCGATAAGTTGAACCATGCGAGTATGGTGGACGGCATTGTATTGAGCCGTGCGGAGCATGCTCGGTACCGTCATAACGATATGGAACATTTGCGTACGCTATTAAACAAGTATCGTGATAAAAGGCGTAAGCTGATCGTTACAGACTCTGTTTTCTCCATGGATGGCGATCAGGCTCCATTGCGTGTGCTAGCTGAGCTTAAACGCGAGTACGGAGCGATGCTGATGGTGGATGAGGCACATAGTGGGGGAATCTACGGGGGGCGAGGCGAGGGATTGTGTCATGAGCTCGGGCTGCAGAATGATGTGGATATTCATATGGGAACATTCAGCAAATCCTTCGGTGTCTATGGCGCTTATATTTGTGGTAGCCGCACGCTAATTCGATGGCTGGTGAACAAGGCTAGACCGCTCATCTATTCAACTGCGTTGCCACCTTCTATCGTAGCTGGCATTTCAAAGTCGTTAGATTTGGTACAAAAGGAACACTGGCGTCGAGAAAGGCTTTATGCGGCAGCCGGGTTATTTCGGTCCTCGCTTTGTGACGCCGGGTTTAACATCGGTGCAGGCAACTCCCCAATCGTACCTTTAATCGTCGGCGATAACGATACGGCCTTACGCTTCAGCCGAGCGCTAGAAGAAGAGGGGATCATAGCAGTTGCCATCCGTCCACCTACTGTGCCTGATGGCACAGCGCGCATTCGCTTTTCCTTATCAGCCGTTCACACTGATAAGGAGTTGATCAATGCAGCCGAACGCATCCACAGCATCGGACTTCGACTACGGGTGTTGAGTCCATGA